One Ahaetulla prasina isolate Xishuangbanna chromosome 1, ASM2864084v1, whole genome shotgun sequence DNA window includes the following coding sequences:
- the LOC131189266 gene encoding basic proline-rich protein-like, with the protein PPPPPPPPPPPPPPPPPPPPPPPPPPPPPPPPPPPPPPPPPPPPPPPPPPPPPPPPPPPPPPPPPPPPPPPPPPPPPPPPPPPPPPPPPPPPPPPPPPPPPPPPPPPPPPPPPPPPPPPPPPPPPPPPPPPPPPPPPPPPPPPPPPPPPPPPPPPPPPPPPPPPPPPPPPPPPPPPPPPPPPPPPPPPPPPPPPPPPPPPPPPPPPPPPPPPPPPPPPPPPPPPPPPPPPPPPPPPPPPPPPPPPPPPPPPPPPPPPPPPPPPPPPPPPPPPPPPPPPPPPPPPPPPPPPPPPPPPPPPPPPPPPPPPPPPPPPPPPPPPPPPPPPPPPPPPPPPPPPPPPPPPPPPPPPPPPPPPPPPPPPPPPPPPPPPPPPPPPPPPPPPPPPPPPPPPPPPPPPPPPPPPPPPPPPPPPPPPPPPPPPPPPPPPPPPPPPPPPPPPPPPPPPPPPPPPPPPPPPPPPPPPPPPPPPPPPPPPPPPPPPPPPPPPPPPPPPPPPPP; encoded by the coding sequence cctcctcctcctcctcctcctcctcctcctcctcctcctcctcctcctcctcctcctcctcctcctcctcctcctcctcctcctcctcctcctcctcctcctcctcctcctcctcctcctcctcctcctcctcctcctcctcctcctcctcctcctcctcctcctcctcctcctcctcctcctcctcctcctcctcctcctcctcctcctcctcctcctcctcctcctcctcctcctcctcctcctcctcctcctcctcctcctcctcctcctcctcctcctcctcctcctcctcctcctcctcctcctcctcctcctcctcctcctcctcctcctcctcctcctcctcctcctcctcctcctcctcctcctcctcctcctcctcctcctcctcctcctcctcctcctcctcctcctcctcctcctcctcctcctcctcctcctcctcctcctcctcctcctcctcctcctcctcctcctcctcctcctcctcctcctcctcctcctcctcctcctcctcctcctcctcctcctcctcctcctcctcctcctcctcctcctcctcctcctcctcctcctcctcctcctcctcctcctcctcctcctcctcctcctcctcctcctcctcctcctcctcctcctcctcctcctcctcctcctcctcctcctcctcctcctcctcctcctcctcctcctcctcctcctcctcctcctcctcctcctcctcctcctcctcctcctcctcctcctcctcctcctcctcctcctcctcctcctcctcctcctcctcctcctcctcctcctcctcctcctcctcctcctcctcctcctcctcctcctcctcctcctcctcctcctcctcctcctcctcctcctcctcctcctcctcctcctcctcctcctcctcctcctcctcctcctcctcctcctcctcctcctcctcctcctcctcctcctcctcctcctcctcctcctcctcctcctcctcctcctcctcctcctcctcctcctcctcctcctcctcctcctcctcctcctcctcctcctcctcctcctcctcctcctcctcctcctcctcctcctcctcctcctcctcctcctcctcctcctcctcctcctcctcctcctcctcctcctcctcctcctcctcctcctcctcctcctcctcctcctcctcctcctcctcctcctcctcctcctcctcctcctcctcctcctcctcctcctcctcctcctcctcctcctcctcctcctcctcctcctcctcctcctcctcctcctcctcctcctcctcctcctcctcctcctcctcctcctcctcctcctcctcctcctcctcctcctcctcctcctcctcctcctcctcctcctcctcctcctcctcctcctcctcctcctcctcctcctcctcctcctcctcctcctcctcctcctcctcctcctcctcctcctcctcctcctcctcctcctcctcct